A single genomic interval of Vairimorpha necatrix chromosome 5, complete sequence harbors:
- a CDS encoding Rho GTPAse activating protein, which produces MKKTLEQLNSTLFTSNNIPLPVEDDEDILYYNPNTKFVFQTGDGIPATTRKYLSYKGFLYLTNYRLIFRPNQITEKFSSFSVPISKLFFQEQENKIDFIVENNFMASIYLSFEDSDPTVFYKCLKEMLKNVSFKPTFIDEEDENVEEPPLYSELYN; this is translated from the coding sequence atgaagaaaactCTAGAACAACTAAATTCTACACTCTTCACTTCTAATAATATTCCTCTACCTGTAGAAGACGACGAGGACATTCTTTATTACAACCCTAATactaaatttgtatttcaAACTGGGGATGGTATACCAGCCACAACAAGGAAATATTTATCCTATAAAGGATTTCTATACTTAACAAATTACAGATTAATTTTCAGGCCAAACCAAATAACGGAAAAATTTAGCTCTTTTTCTGTGCCTATTtctaaattgttttttcaagaacaagaaaataaaatagatttCATTGTAGAGAATAACTTCATGGCttctatttatttatcGTTTGAGGATTCTGATCCTACagtcttttataaatgtctAAAAGAAATGTTGAAAAATGTGTCATTTAAACCAACTTTTATTGATGAAGAAGACGAGAATGTAGAAGAGCCGCCATTGTATTCAGagttatataattaa
- a CDS encoding ribosome biogenesis protein MRT4 — protein sequence MRGKIQKKLKEKKLETVDKFTSLIKDHEYICVVENTDISASLMNKMRTELENTSILFVKKKMLCKKYNFFNKDVLDKNFFLVFTNTSGIENIKKYKFETYYDINDISDEDFIINKGKITNKELADLLPTITEKNITILEDDYVVCKKGEAINEKQLKILKCQKKKMKEKPIRILEVYETKNIK from the coding sequence ATGCGTGGGAAAatccaaaaaaaattaaaagagaaaaaacTCGAAACTGTTGACAAATTTACTTCTCTTATAAAAGACCATGAATACATTTGTGTAGTAGAAAACACAGACATAAGTGCATCATTAATGAACAAAATGAGAACAGAATTAGAAAATACAAGTATACTCTTtgtaaagaaaaagatgttgtgtaaaaaatacaatttttttaataaagacGTACTTGATAAAAACTtctttttagtttttacTAATACTTCGGgcatagaaaatattaaaaaatataaatttgaaacaTATTATGATATAAATGACATATCTgatgaagattttataattaataaaggAAAAATAACTAATAAAGAACTGGCAGATTTATTGCCTACAATTACTGAGAAGAATATAACAATATTAGAAGATGATTATGTTGTGTGCAAGAAAGGGGAAGCTATTAATGAAAAACAgttgaaaatattgaaatgtcagaagaagaaaatgaaaGAGAAACCAATAAGAATTCTAGAAGTTTATgaaactaaaaatattaaataa
- a CDS encoding UTP-glucose-1-phosphate uridylyltransferase (UGP1) → MNDADSSEYSTFIDNNCIDNLLKRMKNTLNKLEEDCNKTELNQFYDLYERYLKSRGETIVWDEIKHPKDRIIHYKDIISQDSNAKDLLNKLAVLKLNGGLGTTMGCVGPKSAIPVKNGKNFIDLVAKQLKFLRRQFDVEVPLVLMNSFNTESMTETLISRHDNILTFNQSKYPRISADTLLPPMNLNKNDLFYPPGHGDILQSLDCSGMLDKLLDDGKEYLFISNIDNLAATVDLNLLEFFASQDLEFMMEVTEKTRADIKGGTLIEYGGNLRLLEIAQVPPSKKSEFTSVRKFKIFNTNSAWINLKALKNKLKTESFTLDIIENVKTVGDESVFQLETAIGSAIRFFNKSCGVVVPRSRFLPVKSCSDLFLVESNLFIERNGQLVLNPNRVPMNVPTVKLIGKNFKMIDKYEDSFRGVPDLLELDSLTVSGDVKFGKNVVLKGTVIILADKNSVINIPDGSILDDNIVYGNLPIIEH, encoded by the coding sequence ATGAACGACGCAGACAGTTCCGAATATTCAACATTTATCGACAATAATTGTATTGACAATTTACTTAAAAGAATGAAAAACACTCTTAATAAACTAGAAGAAGATTGTAATAAAACAGAACTCAACcaattttatgatttatacgaaagatatttaaaatctagAGGCGAGACAATTGTTTGGGACGAGATTAAACACCCTAAAGATCGTATAATCCATTACAAAGATATTATTAGCCAAGACTCAAATGctaaagatttattaaataaactAGCAGTATTAAAACTTAATGGTGGTTTAGGTACAACAATGGGTTGTGTTGGGCCTAAAAGTGCTATACCTGTAAAAAAtggtaaaaattttattgatttagTAGCTAAAcagttaaaatttttaagacgACAATTTGATGTAGAAGTACCTTTGGTACTTATGAATTCTTTTAATACTGAAAGTATGACAGAGACATTAATATCAAGACACGATAATATTTTGACTTTTAATCAATCCAAATATCCACGTATTAGTGCTGACACTCTACTACCACCAATgaatttaaacaaaaatgatCTTTTTTATCCACCTGGTCATGGCGATATTTTACAATCTTTAGATTGTAGTGGTATGTTAGATAAATTGCTTGATGATGGTAAAGAATACCtgtttatttctaatattgaTAATTTGGCAGCTACAGTTGATTTGAATTTGTTGGAATTTTTCGCTTCACAAGATTTGGAGTTTATGATGGAAGTTACTGAAAAAACTAGAGCTGATATAAAAGGTGGTACATTAATTGAGTATGGTGGAAATTTGagattattagaaatagCACAAGTCCCGCCTTCTAAGAAGTCTGAGTTTACAAGTGTAAGGAAgtttaagatttttaatactAATTCTGCTTGgattaatttaaaagctttaaaaaataaattaaaaactgAAAGTTTTACACTTGATATTATTGAGAATGTCAAGACTGTTGGTGATGAGTCTGTTTTTCAATTAGAGACTGCTATAGGTTCAGCTATAaggttttttaataaatcttgTGGGGTAGTTGTACCTCGTTCTCGATTTTTACCAGTTAAGTCTTGTTCTGACCTATTTTTAGTTGAGtcaaatttgtttattgaGAGAAATGGTCAGTTAGTTTTGAATCCCAATCGTGTACCTATGAATGTTCCTACAGTGAAATTAATAGGCAAGAATTTTAAGATGATTGATAAATATGAAGATTCCTTCAGGGGTGTTCCTGATTTATTAGAGCTTGATAGTCTTACTGTTTCCGGGGATGTTAAGTTTGGGAAGAATGTAGTTTTAAAGGGGACTGTGATTATTTTGGCTGATAAGAATAGTGTCATAAATATACCTGATGGGAGTATTTTAGATGACAATATAGTGTATGGGAATTTGCCTATTATTGAGCATTAA
- a CDS encoding peptidoglycan N-acetlyglucosamine deacetlyase has product MIFFPFVFSLKSMISFDEGPTKNISTIINKGVYLNIPLVFFFDPFSPDFNKEIVEEVLDNNYEVGMILRDETSEETVLEVLEKYEKEFINKSGYKPRLLRLPPVGEINNKTIDLSESKGYIVDIPNLDSEDDQKADIYSFLIPTLYQERRRNISMVFRERYEKSLDILERVVEIIKYKGYQIVPAKIYTGQDITPIKMNSQREDNNDNEKSKKEINNDNEKSKKDNNDNEKSKKDNNDNKIMINNNDNNNNNKYKYNNKYVTMYEILNKNTPYKIRVFTSKDKKIIKEITVEYSTYNKLFIRDLIKMRLEDENEVEEMYREIINVCGVLEDTEVEACKKNGNEKWEITLYSLIVLLLI; this is encoded by the coding sequence ATGATCTTTTTTCCTTTTGTCTTCTCTTTGAAATCTATGATATCATTCGACGAAGGCCctactaaaaatatatctacTATCATAAATAAAGGAGTATACTTGAATATCCCACTAGTATTCTTCTTTGACCCTTTCTCTCCTGATTTTAATAAGGAAATAGTAGAAGAAGTACTTGATAATAATTATGAAGTAGGCATGATCTTAAGAGATGAAACCTCTGAGGAGACAGTACTAGAAGTACTAGAGAAATATGAGAaggaatttataaataaaagtgGATACAAGCCGAGACTACTGAGACTCCCTCCTGTAggagaaataaataataagacTATTGATTTATCAGAAAGTAAAGGGTATATTGTAGATATACCAAATTTAGACAGTGAAGATGACCAGAAGGCAGACATATATTCATTTCTTATACCAACACTGTATCAAGAAAGAAGAAGGAATATAAGTATGGTATTTAGAGAGAGATATGAGAAGAGTCTGGACATATTAGAAAGAGTGGTGgagataataaaatataaagggTATCAAATAGTACCAGCGAAAATATATACAGGACAAGATATAACACCTATTAAGATGAACTCTCAAAGAGAAGATAATAATGACAACGAAAAGAGTAAGAAGGAGATCAATAATGACAACGAAAAGAGTAAGAAAGATAATAATGACAACGAAAAGAGTAAGAAAGATAATAATGACAATAAGATAATgattaataataatgacaataataataataataaatataaatataataataaatacgTCACTATGTACGAaatactaaataaaaacaccCCTTATAAAATCAGGGTATTTACTTctaaagataaaaagattataaaagaaattactGTAGAATACTCGACCTACAATAAACTCTTTATTAGAgatctaataaaaatgagaCTTGAAGATGAAAACGAGGTAGAAGAAATGTATAGGGAGATAATTAATGTATGTGGAGTATTAGAAGATACAGAAGTGGAAGCATGTAAGAAGAATGGGAATGAGAAATGGGAGATAACTTTGTATAGTTTAAtagtattattattaatataa